A genome region from Candidatus Protochlamydia phocaeensis includes the following:
- a CDS encoding M4 family metallopeptidase — MTLKFVGTEDLRLIHANASLTHLTSISDSSEAASAEEVEEAPALEKLKQAIADPDDETLKHSCEVAIASYLKQIESTDQIENPSAIEALESLQRAVVDAIEKTVSYGGHEIRKLDDCRHPCTCCYVIPSYIQEKVHQIDAIRSDSLNKDLIRPQSDLSNKTFTIYAGNPNKEPLISVYNAQNKAKLPGKFVASNQNSHSASMSPTASKALKAAQDVYQFWMKTYGLNSFDGKGTEIRSTVHFDKLYANAFWNGEQMVYGDGDDIFKNFTELSIVGHEFGHAVTGDKLNYEGEAGALNEHLSDVWGSLVIQYKNNQTVDQASWLIGEGTIQLGGNSYALRSMKAPGTAYHSHILGKDPQPDHYSQRYLGTEDEGGVHINSGIPNKAFCLFAQAQGGYAWQKAGLLWFLTLKTDGLIKPNCTMPEFAYATLCTALKHFPTDYKMHYDLINAWKAVGLA, encoded by the coding sequence ATGACATTGAAATTTGTTGGAACAGAAGATCTTCGCCTCATTCATGCCAACGCCTCTTTGACTCATTTAACTTCTATTTCAGATTCTTCAGAAGCGGCTAGTGCAGAAGAAGTGGAAGAGGCACCTGCCTTGGAAAAGCTCAAGCAAGCAATAGCCGATCCTGACGATGAAACCTTAAAACATTCTTGCGAAGTTGCGATTGCCTCCTATTTAAAGCAAATTGAATCAACCGATCAAATCGAAAATCCCTCTGCTATCGAAGCGCTTGAATCTTTGCAACGAGCCGTCGTTGATGCCATTGAGAAAACAGTTTCTTATGGCGGACATGAGATCCGTAAGCTAGACGATTGCCGGCATCCTTGTACGTGTTGCTACGTGATTCCTTCCTATATCCAAGAGAAAGTGCATCAAATTGACGCCATACGCAGCGATAGCCTAAACAAGGATTTGATCCGTCCGCAATCAGATCTTAGTAACAAGACCTTTACTATTTATGCCGGCAATCCCAATAAAGAACCGCTTATTAGCGTTTACAATGCTCAGAATAAAGCAAAACTGCCAGGCAAGTTTGTCGCTTCCAATCAAAATTCGCATTCTGCTTCAATGAGCCCGACAGCAAGCAAAGCCTTAAAAGCCGCTCAAGATGTGTATCAATTTTGGATGAAAACCTATGGTTTAAACTCTTTTGACGGCAAAGGGACTGAAATCCGTTCGACCGTCCATTTCGATAAACTTTATGCCAACGCCTTTTGGAACGGCGAGCAGATGGTCTATGGCGATGGTGACGATATCTTTAAAAATTTTACCGAGCTCTCAATCGTTGGCCATGAATTTGGACATGCGGTGACTGGAGATAAGCTGAACTACGAGGGAGAGGCCGGAGCATTAAATGAACATTTGTCGGATGTCTGGGGATCTTTAGTCATTCAATACAAAAATAATCAGACAGTCGATCAAGCCAGCTGGTTAATCGGAGAAGGGACCATTCAATTGGGAGGAAATAGCTATGCCCTGCGTTCTATGAAAGCACCGGGAACGGCTTATCATTCTCATATCCTAGGAAAAGACCCTCAGCCTGATCATTACAGTCAGCGCTATTTAGGAACGGAAGATGAGGGCGGCGTTCACATTAATTCGGGTATTCCCAATAAAGCTTTTTGTTTATTTGCACAGGCGCAAGGAGGCTATGCGTGGCAAAAAGCCGGCCTTCTATGGTTTTTGACTCTTAAAACAGACGGATTGATCAAGCCGAATTGCACCATGCCTGAATTTGCCTATGCCACACTTTGCACGGCCCTTAAGCATTTTCCCACAGACTATAAAATGCATTATGATCTTATCAACGCCTGGAAGGCGGTTGGCTTGGCCTAA
- a CDS encoding mannose-1-phosphate guanylyltransferase produces MIQLILCGGNGTRLWPLSREEHPKQLLQFFSQSSLLQRILHHNQAFCSEFVVVCNNSHFTAIKKQLKKAALNPKSYLLEPLARNTAAAVCLAMLSLDPEEIVLITPSDHYIDYSEDYANALEQANKHASQDRLALFGISPSSPETGFGYIQVDSCYQIKSFHEKPSLESAKEYLTKGNYYWNAGMICVKPWVFLEAMQCHAPHILAPSQLAYQKAKVLMENPETYQIFLEDMLSIPAESIDHALLEKMPRIHCVPSCFSWSDMGSFASLFSHSPKDENGNAIHANQLCALNSKNNLIIGKDRLLSLIDIEGLAIVDTPDALLISKLDSTQKVKDLVHQVQALKPNLEDNKTKAWKAPQDLSFGYMEHCEATRFILLPGKQAEMENPHSFPETWIVLEGTALITTDQDKQMVYALQSIAISPQQSFTWTNLGITNLVLLKLSSNQAGQDHSLLMSSNSSLKDSNPPSIN; encoded by the coding sequence ATGATCCAACTCATTCTTTGCGGAGGAAACGGAACACGCTTATGGCCGCTTAGCCGGGAGGAACATCCCAAACAACTTCTTCAATTTTTCTCTCAGTCTTCTTTACTGCAAAGAATCCTTCATCACAATCAGGCTTTCTGTTCAGAATTTGTTGTTGTCTGTAATAACAGTCATTTCACAGCTATAAAAAAACAATTGAAAAAAGCCGCTCTTAATCCAAAAAGCTATTTATTGGAGCCGCTTGCAAGAAATACCGCCGCAGCCGTTTGCTTGGCGATGCTCTCCCTCGATCCGGAAGAAATTGTTCTCATCACGCCTTCCGATCACTATATCGACTACTCAGAGGATTATGCCAACGCTCTAGAACAGGCTAACAAGCATGCTTCTCAAGACCGCTTAGCTCTTTTCGGCATTTCTCCCTCTTCTCCAGAGACAGGATTTGGCTACATCCAAGTCGATTCCTGCTATCAGATCAAATCCTTTCATGAAAAGCCCTCTTTAGAATCTGCCAAAGAGTATTTAACAAAAGGAAATTATTATTGGAATGCAGGAATGATCTGCGTTAAGCCGTGGGTTTTCTTAGAGGCCATGCAATGCCACGCGCCGCATATTCTGGCCCCTTCCCAATTAGCCTATCAAAAAGCTAAAGTGCTGATGGAAAATCCGGAGACCTATCAGATTTTCCTAGAAGACATGTTATCTATTCCGGCAGAAAGCATTGACCATGCGCTCCTTGAGAAGATGCCTCGCATTCATTGCGTTCCGTCTTGCTTTTCTTGGAGCGATATGGGGAGCTTCGCCTCTCTTTTTTCCCATTCTCCTAAAGATGAGAATGGAAATGCTATTCACGCGAATCAATTATGTGCGCTTAATTCAAAGAATAATTTAATTATCGGCAAAGACCGCCTTCTTTCCCTAATTGATATAGAAGGCTTGGCCATCGTGGACACGCCCGATGCTTTGCTCATTTCGAAGCTAGACAGCACGCAAAAAGTCAAAGACCTCGTTCATCAAGTCCAGGCTTTAAAGCCAAACTTAGAAGACAATAAGACAAAGGCATGGAAAGCGCCACAAGATCTCTCTTTTGGCTATATGGAACATTGCGAGGCTACACGTTTTATCCTCCTTCCCGGCAAACAAGCAGAGATGGAAAATCCTCATTCATTTCCTGAAACTTGGATTGTTTTGGAAGGCACCGCCTTAATAACCACGGATCAAGACAAGCAGATGGTATATGCGCTTCAATCTATCGCTATTTCCCCTCAACAATCTTTTACGTGGACTAATCTTGGCATAACTAACTTAGTCCTTTTAAAACTTTCTTCTAACCAGGCCGGCCAAGATCATTCTCTTCTTATGTCTTCTAATTCATCCTTAAAAGATTCCAATCCTCCTTCAATTAATTAA